CGTCAGCGACATCCTGCTGGGCTGGACGACCGTCGACGGACACCCCTTCCAGGTACGGCAGTTCCGCAACCGCAAGGGCAGCGTCGACCCCGCCGCGCTCGCCGCCGACCAGGTCGACGACTACGGCCGCATGACCGGCGCCCTTCTCGCCCGCGCCCACTCCCACAGCGCCGACCCCCGCCTCATCGCCGGCTACTGCGGCAAGAACGAGGAGCTCGACGAGGCGACGGCGGCCTTCGCCGTCGCCTACGCCGACCGCACGGAGGCGGACCACACGGATCTGGTGACGGCGGTACGGACGGGGCGGATCGCGGCCGAGACGGGGGTGTGACGGGAGCTGAGCGGGCGGGGAGCCTCGTTGGCCGCACCCTTGGCCTAGGCTGGTCGGGTGACGACCCCCGAAGCTGAGCAGCCCCGTCCCGAGGCGCGGCTGGAGCAGGCCGTGCGGGCCGCCGAGCAGGCGTTGATCGAGTTCGAGATCGCGGTGGAGACCTTCCGCGTCGAGGTCGAGAACTTCTCGCGGCTCCACCACCAGAAACTCGGACCCATGTACGCCCGGCTCGACGAGCTCGACGCGCAGATCGCGGAGGCCAGGGCCGCCCGCACCGGCGACCCCGAGGACGTGCGCAATGCGGCCGAGGCACGGGCCCGGGTGATGCCCATGCCCGGGGTCGAGGAGCTGTTCCACGGCTGGATGGACGGCGAGGGGCTGTTCCCGGAGGCCGCGGCGATGCTCACGGGCCAGTCGGTCCGGCCCCCGGAGCGGGTGCGGCCCAGCGAGGGCGCCCGCAAGCTCTACCGGGAGCTCGCCCGCAAGGCTCACCCCGACCTGGCGCAGGAGGACGGCGAGCGGGCCCGGCGCGAGGAGTTCATCACCCGGGTCAACGCCGCCTACGCCCGCGGCGACGAGGCCCTGCTGCGGGAGCTGGCCGAGGAGTGGGCGGCGGGTCCGGCGCCCGCGGAGCGCAGCCCGAGCCCCAGCGAGGAGCTCTACGCCCGCCTCGAGTGGCTCGCCCAGCGCAAGGAGATGCTGACGCTGGTCGCGCGGGAGCTGGAGGAGGGTGCGATCGGCGGGATGCTTCGGCTGGCCCCGGACGACCCCGACCGTCTCCTGGACGAGATCGCCGAGAAACTCCTGGCCGAGGTGGCCCAGCGCGAGGCCGAACTGGCGGAGCTGGTGGGCTAGCGGCGCTCTGCGGAGGCGCTGCGGTGCCCTGCGGCGGCGGTGCGGCAGGTGGTGTGACGGCGGTGCGGAGCCGTTGCGACCGGCGGTGCGGCGGCGCAGCAGCGGTGGGCGTCGGCCGATGTGGCGGTGGGCGTCGGCCGGGGTGGCCCGTCGGGTAGCGTCGGGGCATGAGTTTCGGAGCTGGTGTGCCCACGGCCGAGGTCGGGGACCTCAAGGACGACGACTTCCTGCTGGACGTCCGTGAGGACGACGAGTGGCAGGCGGGCCACGCCGAAGGGGCGCTGCACATCCCCATCAGCGAGTTCGTCGCCCGTTACGGCGAGCTGACCGAGGCGGCTCCGCAGGACGGCCGGGTCCATGTGATCTGCCGTTCCGGCGGGCGTTCGGCCCAGGTCACGATGTACCTCGTCCAGCAGGGCATCGACGCCGTGAACATCGACGGCGGCATGCAGCTCTGGGCCGCCGCGGGCCGCCCGGTCGTGACGGACGAGGGGCAGCCGGGCTTCGTCCTGTAATCCGCCGGAGAGCAAGGCGCGGCGGGGCGGCAGGTCAGGCCAGCGGATGGGCGGCCAGCAGGTCGCCCAGTGCCTCCTCGTGGGCCGCGGCCGGTCCGAGCGACAGCTCCAGGTGCTTGGCCCAGGCGTGGTACCGGTGCAGAGGATAGTCCACGTCGGCCCCGAAGCCGCCGTGCAGATGCTGCGCGGTCTGCACGATCCGCCGTACGCCGTCCGAGGCCCAGATCTTTGCCACGGCGACGTCCCCGGAGGCGGGCAGCGCGCCCGGCGCCTCGGCGGCGATGCGCCATGCGGCCTGCCACAGCGTGACCTCCATCGCCCGCAGGTCGATGTAGCGGTCGGCGGCCTGGACGGCGACGGCCTGGAAGCTGGCGATCGGGTGCCCGAACTGTTCCCGCTTGCCGGCGTAGTCGCTGGTCATCCGCAGGGCCTGTTCCCCCAGGCCGAGGGCCAGCGCACAGGTCCCCGTGG
This window of the Streptomyces sp. NBC_01275 genome carries:
- a CDS encoding rhodanese-like domain-containing protein; this translates as MPTAEVGDLKDDDFLLDVREDDEWQAGHAEGALHIPISEFVARYGELTEAAPQDGRVHVICRSGGRSAQVTMYLVQQGIDAVNIDGGMQLWAAAGRPVVTDEGQPGFVL